A stretch of the Perca fluviatilis chromosome 17, GENO_Pfluv_1.0, whole genome shotgun sequence genome encodes the following:
- the pmchl gene encoding pro-melanin-concentrating hormone, like, whose product MRQSLMSVVFAAALLIECYALSVASPVGKTDDGSLEQDTFASLLSDDATENGLGDADPAAAGKTRRQRVIVIADPSLWRDLRVLHSGVSLYKRRADDNSQVIEQRDAGQDLNIPILRRDTMRCMVGRVYRPCWEV is encoded by the coding sequence ATGAGACAGTCGCTCATGTCCGTCGTCTTCGCCGCAGCACTCTTGATCGAGTGCTATGCACTGTCAGTGGCGTCGCCAGTGGGCAAGACTGATGACGGCTCCTTGGAGCAGGACACTTTCGCCTCGCTGCTGAGCGACGATGCGACAGAAAACGGCCTCGGCGACGCAGATCCGGCCGCTGCGGGCAAAACCAGGAGACAGAGGGTAATCGTCATCGCCGATCCGAGCCTGTGGAGGGACCTGCGGGTGCTGCACAGCGGAGTGTCCCTCTACAAGCGGAGAGCTGACGACAACAGCCAGGTCATCGAGCAGAGAGACGCCGGCCAGGACCTGAACATCCCCATCCTGAGGAGGGACACAATGAGGTGCATGGTGGGACGGGTGTACCGGCCATGCTGGGAAGTCTAG
- the spag8 gene encoding sperm associated antigen 8: MTEQPTTVDNNVGKCMLHNWAEERAVAALDIQQTRTEIQKRGHRGILTMDQESKMETVSTLKATYIPPKSPGVRLRGIRGELLEKHIAQMIREKVHAELKPPSPKTDFCSTTQKDFCVEGFVHLTPQTTQVHDYKTDQAVTFWSENCQQIQGVTAVKTLKAPFRKSAQFSTPISERLDEIELPPDN; encoded by the exons ATGACCGAACAGCCAACCACTGTGGACAATAACGTCGGGAAATGTATGCTGCACAACTGGGCAGAAGAG AGGGCCGTTGCTGCTCTCGACATTCAGCAGACGAGGACAGAAATCCAGAAACGTGGACACAGGGGGATTCTCACGATGGACCAGGAGTCTAAAATGGAGACCGTTAGCACGCTGAAAGCAACGTACATCCCTCCGAAAAGTCCAGGGGTGAGGCTGCGGG GCATCAGAGGAGAGCTTTTGGAAAAACATATCGCCCAGATGATAAG AGAGAAGGTTCACGCTGAACTGAAACCACCGAGTCCCAAAACCGACTTCTGCTCCACAACCCAGAAGGATTTCTGTGTGGAGGGATTTGTGCATCTTACCCCTCAAACAACACAA GTTCATGATTATAAAACTGACCAAGCGGTCACATTTTGGAGTGAAAATTGCCAGCAAATACAG GGTGTGACTGCCGTAAAGACCCTGAAAGCACCTTTCAGGAAGTCGGCCCAGTTCAGCACTCCCATCAGTGAGCGGCTGGATGAAATCGAGCTTCCACCTGATAACTGA